From a single Lates calcarifer isolate ASB-BC8 linkage group LG12, TLL_Latcal_v3, whole genome shotgun sequence genomic region:
- the espl1 gene encoding LOW QUALITY PROTEIN: separin (The sequence of the model RefSeq protein was modified relative to this genomic sequence to represent the inferred CDS: deleted 1 base in 1 codon): MKCLKADEYIKLTASVEETEHLLQELENYLKSRPGLQGRTLFDRVIRACNHQLGAGSPDSDHVSQLVKLVELSLHGYDISAALAPQSTPLYMEKIIFHIVKKLSSLEAHSQCSHVAELLYSRLTPAQQGEDYSVLLRSCFSVLWTGLAAAKDRKILNPRDKLHCQFQALSFLLLLDTESTTPFPKAPTYTEDAIAEFESSSGAMSKEDASFLLQEVRLLFSRCQTGGRSLEEDRSKQYIETSSAYVLFEMLLIIARVLCKAGHYNLASTFLNEIESKVKDCADCPCTALLLGKRAIKVYSTMKAGEENGQALTECARALRSLSADLENREAHAVLEGCGLVVWTVENGHSKGLSGPVLLAWFSFLEEHQELILKMLKKNLTCQTEGSRLQQALCFSIYQGFVFAYESMLASQLENSDTLDRVLLYCQATAGQMMTELRKLSSENLLIKAVIAVSNLACGLYNRRLYDQAFTLVEILCRDLCKNCPASLSVDRLSRPFMLAVQTSRRAGQLERALDWVILWLKALGDQIPSHMAEPVSLWVKTKTDAARNSEEDIRLRTLRDGFGPDVPEEGIMLCLLGEELRAYKEVAADTTQERYNTLCDLLDICHEESSYTHLRAVYLCEMAQVVCFQDFSEQTDCSAVDFTHEALRLLEEEPETTENVDRLKDDKAHALLWLYICTLEKNLQEAIEKDKKLRELREQTRCVANPIGTNDFDYEDKQKTQDSILVYEGLHFNLAAENKLCKPLERALEEWSALLQSQVLPSVRNPKQTCSSIALTAALFRLMGKPLKALEAYQLAIGLSRHLADTHGCASSLCQSASLLLDMGAPELALAQLEQAEKNLTSDITAEGPSSLSMLAVLLKAQYYYSTGQVDRGVPYLCEVLKEVNEQRQSKSWYLLRARALQTCSSYLSLDTAALPQSERCRITQHGINSPDTALYEGLKLLCSLLVTLVGKGLYGTNGSSSDVRFIDQGDNLVLKWQLLSELLTCSMRMVAVRSSCGAINDARLQCLEALKLAIKLQALSQCAELLVMKAELELMQGEREESGIDLDKVRNLLELCTDFSDQVQKAEVKIKPRKGRPAQKSQSPLPPVEDDFKGILSTRWIAKEPVVSDLTSSPPLKAQPRRWLSSLAHESDCQCPCCSEPCLGRATARWAATQADLILKLDPNEAKVSLKLQWATLARCKSVTAKLGAKLAKLFPSCGPTKGSSKPALMQDVVGRVYLRMAQSVLEPRHSKVCGIWKVLEAGLAFVDSTPSPVLRPVRAGLMATKAIVSLITLASKKGCNPEELFSNAWTWNTPKEVEELKSEQKTVPPSSLLKKSKDSVKNPDVPDKTKEAKKVKAVKPKIQVTSSSARGKGLVPMTPVMVKAKPSVKELSAFDFNTVVPTLACTPVQKVKAPASVQKTLRTAPKLQFHVYEELSPVQDKAQPVPAAPRRTKKSRFKVEFSDESDSEASTQAEPKEKTDVPKKRPATRRAAQSAKTAPDPPAEKILPKRQAKGKKSTAVPQAMSSEDDESLVCKSASTRRGRTRRELSRTEAETLEEPDKMRTIEEETNEVLDMSIEQLRTSDTETEDNPASSKNFDIDFEVLRRDMCCNLERDDLSELRSRGHLRVGPQTHLSHSDTRPENLSLEDVQLLLRSAWLALQHFPSPTIYPTLCGLLALALGQQDPMTTAMLHAQSLGITSRHRTIRHLASCLKKLRKSSSELADKMDALSLNELGPTCNEQRLAQLENIFSFPTADSSSFPQNHCQEFIHQLQHLPPGVTVCVMSVLGVKPGEIGDSIIVTRLEKGSVPVTVHISTSKQQYPISWLVQEMDGIQVEQKVVSCVSEKAKWWEGRRALDSRVERLLKEMEGLLGCWKSFLLPFSSDPELSSQAQHLCKALSARGVTCSEEILKAVLSAFPELSQEDLQRFALGVSPQWDTECDQLLHTAASQLSERDKPYGHVVFILDKYLQKLPWESISILKSRSVSRMPSLHSLIGLSVQKEMDSHSILKQGVDSKKVFYVLDPDANLGNSQERFKEWFSSKLDWEGVCGVAPDTGELEEAVATKDLYIYVGHGAGARFLDSQAVLKRQMRAASLLFGCSSAALAVRGDQEGQGIILSYLIAGCPFVLGNLWDVTDRDIDRFTKALLESWLSAGPGAPLLDYMGPSRQATHLKHLIGAAPVVYGLPVHLQ; the protein is encoded by the exons ATGAAGTGTTTGAAAGCGGACGAGTACATCAAGCTGACCGCCTCTGTGGAAGAGACGGAGCATTTACTGCAAGAACTAGAG AATTATCTGAAGAGTCGACCAGGCCTCCAGGGTCGCACGCTGTTTGACAGGGTCATCAGAGCCTGTAACCATCAACTTGGAGCTGGATCCCCTGACTCTGACCATGTCAGTCAGTTGGTAAAGCTAGTGGAGCTTTCCCTTCATGGCTATGATATTTCTGCAGCACTTGCTCCTCAGAGCACTCCACTGTACATGGAAAAGATCATTTTCCATATCGTCAAGAAGCTAAGCTCGCTAGAAGCTCACAGTCAGTGCAGCCATGTCGCTGAGTTGCTTTACAGCAGGCTTACCCCAGCACAACAG GGCGAAGACTACTCTGTTCTTTTGCGGAGCTGCTTCTCAGTGCTCTGGACTGGACTAGCTGCTGCCAAAGACAGGAAAATCCTGAATCCCCGGGACAAACTCCACTGCCAGTTCCAAGCTCTGAGCTTTCTCCTGTTGTTGGACACAGAAAGCACGACTCCTTTCCCCAAAGCTCCCACATACACAGAGGATGCCATCGCTGAATTTGAGAGTAGCTCTGGAGCGATGAGCAAGGAGGATGCTTCGTTTCTTCTCCAGGAAGTACGCTTGCTTTTCAGTAGATGCCAGACTGGTGGTCGAAGCTTGGAGGAGGACAGGTCCAAGCAGTATATTGAGACATCAAGTGCATATGTGCTGTTTGAAATGCTGCTGATTATAGCTAGGGTGCTTTGTAAGGCTGGCCACTACAATCTGGCCTCTACCTTCCTGAATGAAATTGAGAGCAAGGTTAAGGACTGTGCTGACTGTCCGTGTACAGCTCTGTTGCTTGGCAAGCGAGCAATAAAAGTTTATTCAACAATG AAGGCTGGTGAGGAGAACGGCCAGGCTTTGACAGAGTGTGCTAGAGCCTTGAGGTCTCTCTCAGCGGACCTTGAAAACAGAGAGGCTCATGCGGTTCTGGAAGGGTGTGGACTTGTGGTGTGGACTGTTGAGAATGGCCACAGCAAGGGATTAAGTGGTCCTGTACTCCTGGCCTGGTTTTCTTTCCTTGAGGAGCACCAGGAGCTGATATTAAAAATGCTAAAGAAG aaTTTGACATGTCAGACTGAGGGCAGCAGATTGCAGCAGGCCCTTTGTTTCAGTATTTACCAAGGCTTTGTATTTGCTTATGAGAGCATGCTTGCATCACAG CTGGAGAACAGTGATACACTGGACAGAGTGCTGCTGTACTGCCAAGCCACAGCTGGACAGATGATGACTGAACTGCGCAAGCTGTCTAGTGAAAACCTTCTCATCAAAGCAG TGATTGCTGTGAGCAACTTAGCCTGTGGATTGTATAACCGGCGTCTCTATGACCAGGCCTTCACGCTAGTTGAAATCCTCTGCAGGGATCTGTGTAAGAACTGCCCCGCCTCACTGTCTGTTGATCGG TTGAGCCGGCCCTTCATGCTAGCCGTGCAGACTTCTCGGCGGGCTGGACAACTGGAGCGAGCACTGGACTGGGTGATTCtgtggctgaaagctctgggGGACCAGATCCCCTCTCATATGGCTGAACCGGTCTCTCTGTGGgtgaaaacaaagactgacGCAGCACGTAACTCTGAGGAGGACATCCGACTCAG GACATTACGTGATGGTTTTGGCCCCGACGTCCCTGAAGAGGGAATAATGCTCTGCCTTTTGGGGGAAGAGCTACGTGCCTATAAGGAGGTGGCAGCAGACACTACCCAGGAGCGTTACAACACACTCTGCGATCTGCTGGACATCTGCCATGAGGAGAGCTCCTACACACACCTACGTGCTGTCTACCTCTGTGAAATGGCCCAGGTTGTGTGTTTCCAGGATTTCAGTGAACAGACTGACTG CTCGGCAGTTGATTTTACCCATGAAGCTTTACGGCTACTGGAAGAAGAACCAGAGACCACAGAGAATGTGGATAGACTGAAGGATGACAAGGCCCATGCTTTGCTTTGGCTCTATATCTGCACTCTTGAGAAGAATCTTCAGGAG GCCATTGAGAAGGACAAAAAACTGCGAGAGTTGCGTGAGCAGACACGGTGTGTGGCCAATCCCATTGGAACCAATGATTTTGATTATGAAGATAAGCAGAAGACACAGGACAGCATTCTGGTCTATGAAGGCCTGCATTTCAACCTGGCTGCAGAGAACA AACTGTGCAAACCTTTGGAAAGAGCACTGGAAGAGTGGTCTGCTCTTCTGCAGAGTCAAGTTCTGCCTTCTGTCAGGAACCCCAAACAGACTTGTAGCTCCATTGCTTTGACTGCGGCTCTCTTCAGACTCATGGGAAAG CCACTGAAGGCTTTGGAAGCTTACCAACTTGCTATTGGACTTTCACGCCATCTTGCTGACACCCATGGTTGTGCCAGCTCCCTCTGTCAATCAGCCAGCCTCCTCCTGGATATGGGCGCCCCTGAACTGGCTTTG GCCCAGTTGgaacaagcagaaaaaaatcttaccTCAGATATCACTGCTGAGGGACCGTCTTCCCTCTCGATGCTGGCAGTTCTGTTGAAAGCTCAGTATTACTACAGCACAGGCCAG GTGGATCGTGGAGTGCCTTATCTGTGTGAGGTGCTTAAAGAAGTGAATGAGCAGAGACAGTCAAAAAGCTGGTACCTGCTGCGTGCTCGGGCTCTGCAGACATGCAGCTCATACCTGAGTTTGGACACGGCTGCACTACCACAATCTGAGCGCTGCCGTATCACACAGCATG GTATAAATAGCCCAGACACTGCCCTGTATGAAGGCCTGAAGCTTCTCTGCAGCCTACTGGTCACTTTAGTGGGGAAAGGGCTCTATGGGACTAATGGCAGCAGCTCAGATGTGCGCTTCATCGACCAAG GAGATAACCTTGTGCTGAAATGGCAGCTGCTCTCAGAGCTGTTAACCTGCTCTATGAGGATGGTGGCTGTTAGGAGCAGCTGTGGGGCCATCAATGACGCCAGGCTCCAATGCCTAGAAGCTCTTAAACTGGCCATCAAGCTGCAAGCACTCAGCca ATGTGCTGAACTGCTCGTGATGAAAGCTGAGTTGGAGCTGatgcagggggagagagaagaaagtggAATTGATTTAGACAAAGTCAGAAACCTTCTGGAGCTCTGCACAG ACTTTTCAGATCAGGTGCAGAAGGCAGAGGTGAAAATCAAACCGAGGAAAGGTCGCCCAGCACAGAAATCTCAGTCTCCCTTACCTCCTGTGGAGGATGATTTTAAGGGCATCCTGAGTACTAGGTGGATTGCTAAAGAACCTGTAGTTAGTGATCTGACCAGCTCCCCGCCACTCAAAGCCCAGCCTCGCCGCTGGCTCTCCTCTCTGGCACATGAATCTGACTGCCAGTGCCCCTGCTGCTCTGAGCCTTGTCTGGGCCGTGCAACTGCTCGCTGGGCAGCCACACAAGCTGATCTGATTCTGAAGCTGGATCCCAATGAAGCCAAAGTCAGTTTGAAACTTCAGTGGGCAACATTAGCTCGCTGTAAGAGCGTCACTGCCAAACTTGGGGCAAAATTGGCTAAACTCTTCCCTTCCTGTGGCCCCACCAAAGGCTCCTCTAAACCCGCCCTGATGCAGGATGTGGTGGGCCGGGTGTACCTTCGCATGGCCCAGTCTGTGCTGGAACCAAGGCATAGCAAGGTCTGTGGTATATGGAAAGTATTGGAGGCTGGCTTAGCATTTGTTGATTCCACTCCCTCTCCTGTGCTAAGACCTGTGAGAGCAGGCCTAATGGCAACTAAAGCCATAGTGTCATTGATTACCTTGGCTTCCAAAAAGGGCTGCAACCCAGAGGAGCTGTTCTCAAATGCTTGGACTTGGAACACACCAAAAGAGGTTGAAGAGCTGAaatcagaacagaaaacagttcCTCCCTCATCATTgcttaaaaagtcaaaagacTCTGTTAAAAACCCTGATGTTCCTGACAAAACAAAGGAGGCAAAGAAGGTCAAGGCCGTCAAGCCCAAGATTCAAGTGACAAGCTCCTCAGCCAGAGGAAAGGGGCTTGTTCCCATGACTCCTGTAATGGTAAAGGCAAAACCTTCAGTTAAGGAGCTCAGCGCTTTTGACTTCAACACAGTGGTGCCTACTTTGGCTTGTACTCCTGTTCAAAAGGTGAAAGCTCCTGCCTCAGTGCAGAAAACACTGAGGACTGCCCCAAAGCTACAGTTTCATGTGTATGAAGAGTTGTCACCGGTTCAAGACAAAGCCCAACCTGTGCCTGCTGCCCCCAGACGCACAAAGAAATCACGTTTCAAA GTGGAGTTTAGCGATGAGAGTGACTCAGAGGCTAGTACCCAAGCAGAGCccaaagagaaaacagatgtCCCTAAAAAGAGACCAGCAACTAGAAGAGCTGCCCAGAGCGCTAAAACAGCCCCAGATCCACCTGCAGAGAAGATCCTACCTAAGAGGCAGGCTAAGGGTAAAAAAAGCACTGCGGTGCCACAGGCCATGTCCTCTGAGGATGATGAGAGTTTGGTCTGTAAGTCTGCATcaacaagaagaggaagaaccAGAAGGGAGCTGTCcaggacagaggcagagacactGGAGGAGCCAGACAAAATGAGGACCATTGAGGAGGAAACGAACGAAGTTCTGGACATGAGCATTGAGCAGCTTAGGACATCAGACACTGAGACTGAAGACAATCCTGCTTCAAGTAAAAATTTCG ACATTGATTTTGAAGTGTTGCGGAGGGATATGTGTTGTAACTTGGAGAGAGACGACTTGTCTGAGCTGAGGAGCAGAGGTCATCTGAGAGTAGGTCCACAAACCCACCTCTCTCATTCAGACACCAGGCCAG agAATCTCTCTCTTGAGGATGTTCAGTTGTTGCTCCGCTCAGCCTGGCTGGCCCTTCAGCACTTCCCTTCTCCGACCATTTACCCAACCCTCTGTGGTCTTCTGGCTTTGGCACTGGGACAGCAGGACCCCATGACTACAGCAATGCTACATGCTCAGTCCTTGGGCATCACAAGCCGCCATCGCACAATCAGGCATTTAGCCAGTTGTCTCAA GAAGCTGAGAAAGTCGTCCAGTGAATTGGCTGACAAGATGGATGCTCTGAGTCTAAATGAGCTTGGTCCGACTTGTAATGAACAGAGGTTGGCTCAGTTGGAGAATATCTTTTCCTTTCCCACTGCTGACTCCTCATCTTTCCCCCAGAACCACTGCCAAGAGTTTATCCACCAACTTCAACACCTTCCACCAG gggtaacagtgtgtgtgatgtctgtgCTTGGAGTAAAACCTGGTGAAATAGGCGACAGCATCATAGTGACACGTCTTGAGAAAGGATCTGTCCCTGTCACTGTTCATATCTCCACATCTAAGCAGCAG TACCCAATTAGCTGGCTCGTGCAGGAGATGGATGGTATTCAAGTGGAACAGAAGGTTGTGAGCTGTGTGTCTGAGAAAGCCAAGTGGTGGGAGGGCCGCAGGGCACTTGACTCTCGAGTTGAG CGACTATTGAAAGAGATGGAAGGATTGCTCGGATGCTGGAAGAGCTTTCTTCTACCCTTTTCATCAGATCCAGAGCTCTCCAGTCAGGCCCAGCACCTTTGCAAGGCTTTGTCTGCCAGAGGAGTGACATGCAGTGAGGAGATATTGAag GCTGTGCTGTCTGCATTTCCTGAGCTCTCCCAAGAAGATCTCCAAAGATTTGCTCTTGGAGTTTCTCCGCAGTGGGACACAGAGTGTGACCAGCTTCTCCATACAGCTGCGTCCCAGCTTTCAGAGCGAGACAAGCCTTACGGTCATGTGGTTTTCATCCTGGACAAG TACCTTCAGAAGTTGCCATGGGAGAGCATCTCCATCTTAAAGTCTCGCTCTGTCAGTCGGATGCCTTCTCTGCACTCACTGATTGGACTGAGCGTTCAGAAAGAG ATGGACTCTCACTCCATCCTAAAGCAAGGTGTGGATTCAAAGAAGGTGTTTTACGTGCTGGACCCTGACGCCAATTTAGGAAACTCTCAGGAACGATTCAAGGAATGGTTTAGCAG TAAACTGGACtgggagggtgtgtgtggtgttgctCCTGACACTGGTGAACTGGAAGAAGCTGTGGCGACCAAGGATCTGTACAT TTACGTGGGCCACGGCGCAGGCGCTCGGTTCCTAGACAGTCAGGCGGTCCTAAAACGGCAGATGAGAGCAGCCTCTCTGCTCTTCGGCTGCAGCAGCGCTGCTCTGGCAGTGCGCGGGGATCAGGAAGGACAAGGAATCATTCTCAGCTACCTCATAGCGGGCTG CCCATTTGTTTTGGGAAACCTGTGGGATGTGACAGATCGGGATATTGATCGCTTCACTAAAGCCTTGTTGGAGTCCTGGTTATCTGCTGGACCTGGAGCTCCCCTCCTGGATTATATGGGCCCATCACGTCAGGccacacacctgaaacacctcATAGGAGCCGCACCTGTGGTCTACGGCTTACCTGTCCACTTGCAGTAG